The Ziziphus jujuba cultivar Dongzao chromosome 1, ASM3175591v1 genome segment ATATTATGTAGTACAGCATATATTTagaatattcttattatttatattcGGCTATATTTTATATAGCCAAGATTGGTAGGATAAAAACTCGGGTGGCCAAAGATTGTAACAAAAATGTAGCTTACATTGATGAAAAAGAGAGCAGCAAGAGAAGCACCAATACCTATATAATATGTAGGAATAATTACAATTTAGTTCCCTCTAGTTTGGGGGAAATTACACTTTCAGTctttaagtttaaaatatttcaatttaaacatgtaaattttaatttgttgcattttgcTATAGTACATATTTGGTAGATTGTTTTCACTTTCTACTTAAAATGTatcttaatattaatattatatataatatcccttttttttttttttctttctttcttatagtatttttaaaattttaaaagtactcAAATTTTGGCCTTACAGTTGGTAAGAGAGTAGcacttaaaataaaacaattgtaTTTTATTGGACATTTTAGCATACGAGTACAGACTTTATAGGTACAATATATGTTCATAAATATATTGGAGAGTAATCAGCAATTCTGAAAAGtagaataaatattaattactaCTACTCTCAAATTATACTGCAAGACAGAGGCTTATCTGAGCCATACAAACCAGCAATTAGCATCCCAATTTTCTCAAGTAGATCTGTCTTAGCCTCAGGTTGGAGCCAAGCAATTTTGGCAATTCCTTTGTTTTCTTCAGCAGTTCCTCCTTCCAAGAAAGCTCCAACCACCTTTCCATTGTGGATCCAATATGTTCCAAACTTGGGTTTTGTAGATGATGGCCTGGTGGTGGAATTATCTTGAATATCCTGAAACAACACCGGTTCTCCAACATTGTCTCCATAAAAAACCCATGAAAGATCGAAGAAACGCGAATAGAAGAAAGGAAGGTAGTCATACTCCTGAATGGATTTACCATCTTCACTTGCCTTGATAGCCTTCACAGCTTGCTGTGCTGATTTACGAGCATGATCAACATGTTCAACTCTTCTCATGTCACTGTACAATTTCATAGGGAAAGTAGCTACATCTCCAACAGCATACACTTCTTGGACGCTTGTTCTGAAGAAACCATCAGTTTTGATACCACCTTTTTCCTCCTCAACCTGTCCTTTGAATAATGCAGTTACCGGACTTCCCCCAACACCTACAACAACAATGTCGGCTTGTAGCACCTCACCATTCTTCAGTTTCACCGTCTTTACTTGTCCATTAGAGTCAGCCTCAAATCCAACTGCTACTGTGCCTTTGATAATTTTAACTCCTTTGTTAGCGTAGTAGCCCTCATAGAAAGAAGCAATGGCCGGAGTGAAAAGCCCAGCCATGCACCATGGTTCAGGGTATACCATGCTAACATCGAACTCGTTGATTCTCATAGCTGCTCCAACTTCAAGACCGATGTATCCACCTCCAATCACTACTGCCTTTCCTTTctgctttgttttaattgttTCTACAAGCTTATCAGCATCACTTATTTCTCTCAAGTAACAGATATTTTTGGCATCCGCTCCTTGTACACCGAAATCTGTCAACTTAACTGCTGTGGAACCAGTTGCAAtgatcaaaatttgatatgcataGATTTTTCCAGATGCACTGATGAGAGTCTTTGATGCAAGATTTGCTTTTACTATTTCTGTTCCAAGGATCAATTCAATCCCTTTTTCCTCGTACCACTTCGGAAGTAGTCTCTCTCCTCCACTTCCAGCACAGACATGGAAACTTGGAAGTCTTGCAGGTTCATTTGGGAATAGATATGACTTACTAAGTGCAGG includes the following:
- the LOC125421739 gene encoding monodehydroascorbate reductase, seedling isozyme, coding for MDLQNFLLELETLIDKHLKCNTNTKENMKFLERSLQELNNQKEGIDQKIYAEYLSGTQEKEEVRNWLNNVQSINSEIQSIKEELGRKKYLSCEDLGKLVDKKIVEAQELLQKGSYHRGIIDKKNFKYIILGGGVAAGYAAMEFTRQGLQPGELAIISKEAVAPYERPALSKSYLFPNEPARLPSFHVCAGSGGERLLPKWYEEKGIELILGTEIVKANLASKTLISASGKIYAYQILIIATGSTAVKLTDFGVQGADAKNICYLREISDADKLVETIKTKQKGKAVVIGGGYIGLEVGAAMRINEFDVSMVYPEPWCMAGLFTPAIASFYEGYYANKGVKIIKGTVAVGFEADSNGQVKTVKLKNGEVLQADIVVVGVGGSPVTALFKGQVEEEKGGIKTDGFFRTSVQEVYAVGDVATFPMKLYSDMRRVEHVDHARKSAQQAVKAIKASEDGKSIQEYDYLPFFYSRFFDLSWVFYGDNVGEPVLFQDIQDNSTTRPSSTKPKFGTYWIHNGKVVGAFLEGGTAEENKGIAKIAWLQPEAKTDLLEKIGMLIAGLYGSDKPLSCSII